From Polynucleobacter sp. MWH-Braz-FAM2G, a single genomic window includes:
- the ccmI gene encoding c-type cytochrome biogenesis protein CcmI: MISVASFLIPAFLLLVLVLVLLLRPYIFPAKTKATSRRQMNAAIYREELDKLEAEHQSGVIASTDYEIAHAEMRQRLFQDTVEEDDQEVSGSTKKTAIGLCLFIVLLSSVLYFSLGDVVRVAERNSEKPLTQEGVEKMVAEFAAKMEKDPGNLKGWAMLARSYRILGRNEDAAKAYARAGDYIESDPQLLADYADVLATNANGSFAGKPLQLINKALKLDPNNLMALWLSGTADYNSGNYKAAVLVWEKLAQLLPPNTDESRAIGESIAQARSKGGLTPSKPVVANGKTISGKIELSSALKSKVKPDDIVLVIARKPGERMPVAVLKVAAAAFPMSFTLNDTLAMNPSAPLSQLSEVSVEVRISKTGMAKAEAGDLISSAKTIPVGATNVRLLVDQVRQ; encoded by the coding sequence ATGATCTCGGTGGCTAGTTTCTTGATTCCAGCTTTTTTACTTCTAGTGTTGGTACTGGTATTGCTCCTGCGTCCTTATATATTTCCCGCAAAGACGAAAGCGACATCTCGTCGCCAGATGAATGCCGCTATTTATCGTGAAGAGCTAGATAAGTTAGAGGCTGAACACCAATCTGGCGTCATTGCTTCTACTGATTATGAAATTGCTCATGCAGAAATGCGTCAGCGCTTGTTTCAAGATACGGTTGAGGAGGATGATCAAGAGGTTTCTGGGTCCACAAAGAAAACGGCAATTGGGCTTTGTTTATTTATTGTGTTGTTATCTTCGGTGCTCTATTTTTCTTTGGGTGATGTGGTTCGTGTGGCGGAAAGAAATTCAGAAAAACCGCTTACACAGGAAGGCGTTGAAAAGATGGTGGCAGAGTTTGCCGCCAAGATGGAAAAGGATCCCGGTAATTTAAAAGGGTGGGCAATGTTAGCGCGCTCTTATCGAATTCTAGGTCGTAATGAAGATGCCGCTAAAGCCTATGCGCGTGCTGGCGACTATATAGAATCTGATCCGCAGTTGCTGGCGGATTATGCAGATGTATTGGCCACAAATGCCAATGGTAGTTTTGCAGGAAAGCCGCTGCAATTAATCAATAAGGCCCTCAAACTTGATCCCAATAACCTGATGGCGCTATGGCTATCTGGAACTGCAGACTATAACTCTGGAAATTACAAGGCAGCTGTTTTGGTCTGGGAAAAGCTGGCACAACTATTGCCACCCAATACGGATGAGTCGCGCGCTATTGGGGAATCAATTGCCCAAGCGCGATCTAAAGGAGGTCTCACCCCTTCAAAACCGGTGGTTGCTAATGGAAAAACGATTAGTGGCAAAATTGAACTGTCTTCAGCGCTAAAGTCCAAAGTGAAACCGGACGATATCGTGTTGGTTATTGCTCGTAAGCCTGGTGAACGTATGCCAGTAGCAGTTTTAAAGGTAGCTGCAGCCGCTTTCCCAATGAGTTTTACCTTGAACGATACCTTGGCGATGAATCCTAGCGCACCACTTTCGCAATTGTCTGAAGTGAGCGTCGAAGTGCGTATTTCAAAAACCGGGATGGCTAAAGCCGAGGCGGGTGATTTGATTTCCTCGGCGAAGACAATTCCTGTGGGCGCTACTAATGTGCGCTTACTTGTTGATCAAGTACGCCAGTAA
- a CDS encoding cytochrome c-type biogenesis protein → MKRFLLVFICAFSIGNVIAKDAAPLADDPVTEQRLISISEEMRCLVCQNESLAGSRSDLANDLRREIRTLIKEGKSDDQIRSFMVERYGDFVLYRPPVKPITWLLWIGPFVILGIGIVGLLMYLRRRNSAVPNVVLTESDNQKIDALLNSADKKEG, encoded by the coding sequence ATGAAACGGTTTTTACTAGTTTTCATTTGTGCATTTAGCATTGGTAATGTAATTGCAAAGGATGCCGCTCCTTTGGCGGATGATCCTGTAACAGAGCAGCGTTTGATTAGTATTTCAGAGGAAATGCGTTGTTTAGTTTGTCAGAATGAATCTTTAGCTGGTTCACGCTCTGATTTGGCGAATGATCTACGTCGTGAGATTCGAACTCTGATTAAGGAAGGCAAGAGCGATGATCAAATTCGTTCTTTTATGGTTGAACGTTATGGTGATTTTGTCCTTTATCGTCCACCAGTAAAGCCCATTACCTGGTTGCTCTGGATTGGTCCATTTGTAATTCTAGGAATTGGTATTGTCGGCTTGTTGATGTATTTACGCCGCAGAAATAGCGCTGTGCCTAATGTTGTGCTCACTGAATCTGATAATCAAAAAATTGATGCATTATTAAATTCAGCAGATAAGAAAGAAGGATGA
- a CDS encoding DsbE family thiol:disulfide interchange protein, giving the protein MKAKFLIPLGLFIGLVVFLAIGLNRDPHEVPSPLINKAAPAFEVSQLAEPNKNFSPASMKGQVWILNVWASWCVACREEHPVLVELAKSQMAPIIGLDYKDKREDALAMLEKQGNPYMLSAFDGNGRVGIDYGVYGVPETYIIDKAGVIRFKHIGPLTMELLNQKIYPMLSELKKS; this is encoded by the coding sequence ATGAAAGCAAAATTTTTAATTCCTCTTGGGTTGTTTATAGGCCTTGTCGTATTTTTGGCTATCGGCCTTAACCGTGATCCCCATGAAGTGCCTTCACCATTAATTAATAAAGCAGCACCTGCATTTGAAGTTTCTCAATTAGCCGAGCCAAACAAAAACTTTTCTCCAGCGAGTATGAAGGGCCAAGTGTGGATCCTAAATGTTTGGGCTTCTTGGTGTGTTGCTTGTCGCGAGGAGCATCCTGTTTTAGTTGAGTTAGCTAAATCACAAATGGCTCCAATAATTGGTTTGGACTATAAAGATAAGCGTGAAGATGCCTTGGCGATGCTGGAAAAACAAGGTAATCCTTATATGCTTTCAGCTTTTGATGGTAATGGTCGCGTTGGTATTGATTATGGGGTGTATGGAGTGCCTGAGACTTACATTATTGATAAGGCGGGGGTTATTCGTTTTAAGCATATTGGCCCATTAACCATGGAACTATTAAATCAAAAAATTTATCCCATGTTGAGTGAGCTCAAAAAATCATGA